In Tsuneonella dongtanensis, a single window of DNA contains:
- the hemB gene encoding porphobilinogen synthase has protein sequence MTAAYPNLRLRRTRASAWSRALHRETVLTPSDLIWPLFVTEGSGVEEPIGSLPGVSRWSVDGIAARAREAQSLGIPCIALFPNTPSDRRSDDGGEALNPDNLMCRAIKAIKDACGSDIGVLTDVALDPYTSHGQDGLLDESGYVVNDDTVAVLVDQAINQANAGADVIAPSDMMDGRVRAIRMALEMNGHPNVQIMAYAAKYASAFYGPFRDAVGSGGLLKGDKKSYQMDPANAEEALREVALDLAEGADSVMVKPGLPYLDIVRRVKERFEVPVFAYQVSGEYAMIEAAAAAGAGDRDALVLETLMAFKRAGCAGVLTYHAAHAARLLGA, from the coding sequence ATGACCGCCGCCTATCCCAACCTCCGCCTGCGGCGCACGCGCGCGAGTGCGTGGAGCCGTGCCCTCCACCGCGAAACGGTGCTTACGCCCAGCGATCTCATCTGGCCGCTGTTCGTCACCGAGGGTTCGGGCGTGGAGGAGCCGATCGGATCGCTTCCCGGCGTATCGCGCTGGTCGGTCGATGGAATCGCCGCCCGCGCCAGGGAAGCGCAGTCGCTGGGCATTCCCTGCATCGCCCTGTTCCCCAATACGCCGTCCGATCGTCGCAGCGATGACGGGGGAGAGGCGCTCAACCCCGACAACCTGATGTGCCGCGCAATCAAGGCCATCAAGGATGCGTGCGGCAGCGATATCGGCGTCCTGACCGACGTGGCGCTCGATCCTTATACCAGCCACGGCCAGGACGGGCTGCTCGACGAGAGCGGTTACGTCGTCAACGACGATACCGTCGCGGTGCTCGTCGACCAGGCGATCAACCAGGCGAATGCGGGCGCCGACGTGATCGCCCCTTCGGACATGATGGACGGCAGGGTCCGCGCGATCCGCATGGCGCTCGAAATGAACGGGCATCCCAACGTCCAGATCATGGCCTATGCGGCAAAGTACGCGAGCGCGTTCTACGGCCCGTTCCGCGATGCGGTCGGTTCCGGCGGGCTGCTGAAGGGCGACAAGAAGAGCTACCAGATGGACCCGGCGAATGCCGAGGAAGCGCTGCGCGAGGTTGCGCTCGACCTTGCCGAAGGGGCCGACAGCGTGATGGTCAAGCCGGGCCTGCCCTATCTCGACATCGTGCGGCGGGTGAAGGAACGGTTCGAGGTGCCGGTCTTCGCGTACCAGGTGAGCGGCGAATACGCGATGATCGAGGCGGCCGCAGCGGCCGGCGCGGGGGACCGCGATGCGCTCGTGCTCGAGACGCTCATGGCCTTCAAACGCGCCGGCTGCGCGGGCGTGCTGACCTATCATGCCGCGCACGCCGCGCGGCTGCTCGGCGCATGA
- a CDS encoding M23 family metallopeptidase — MFQPRESEASGHGPADGVPGWRAAALTHAQIERENAPQVLRRVRGFAERWDALRWRAEERLAEVDLAPDLAEAIGSRRWFRGLGTFLGLTAFSLAFWPGFAPLEAAPATRVDDSVRDEFRSQMIMPLALGADSGRQMGATAKVVKLKAAPERPSIQVTATLASGDSFTRMLQRAGIGGADLSRAAGLVAQVMPLDEIEPGTKIDITLGRRPEPGAARPLDALAFRARFDLALAVERGDDGGLALERKTIRVDNTPLRIRGVAGNSLYRSMRAAGAPASAVQQYLKALGDQIDLDSGVRPTDTFDMILSYKRAATGERQAGQLLYAGIDRGGKPKTQLMRWGSDGRFYEASGVGEQRTGLLAPVPGAVTSRFGMRRHPILGYFRRHAGMDFKAGYGTPIVAVTDGVVASAGRAGGCGNAVRVNHAGGIQTRYCHMSRMAVSPGQGVRRGQVIGYVGSTGLSTGPHLHYEMYRNGRAVDPGSIQFVTRALLSGENLRRFREVLAQLKTVEAGAALTDLAPTASEVRSEEPLREIDRVDPATTSI; from the coding sequence TTGTTTCAACCGCGCGAATCTGAGGCGTCGGGGCATGGCCCCGCCGACGGAGTGCCGGGCTGGCGCGCCGCGGCGCTGACGCATGCCCAGATCGAACGTGAGAACGCGCCGCAGGTCCTGCGCCGGGTGCGCGGGTTTGCCGAACGGTGGGACGCGCTGCGCTGGCGGGCGGAGGAACGGCTTGCAGAGGTAGACCTCGCTCCCGACCTTGCCGAAGCCATCGGCAGCCGCCGCTGGTTCCGCGGGCTCGGCACCTTCCTCGGCCTGACCGCATTCAGCCTGGCATTCTGGCCCGGCTTCGCCCCGCTCGAGGCCGCACCGGCGACCCGCGTCGACGATTCCGTTCGCGACGAATTCCGCAGCCAGATGATTATGCCCCTCGCTCTCGGTGCGGACAGCGGGCGACAGATGGGCGCGACGGCCAAGGTGGTGAAACTGAAGGCCGCGCCCGAGCGACCTTCGATCCAGGTCACCGCGACGCTGGCCAGTGGCGACAGTTTCACGCGGATGCTCCAGCGTGCCGGAATCGGCGGGGCCGACCTCTCGCGCGCCGCCGGCCTCGTCGCGCAGGTCATGCCGCTCGACGAGATCGAGCCCGGCACGAAGATCGACATTACACTTGGCCGTCGGCCCGAACCGGGCGCCGCCCGCCCGCTCGATGCGCTCGCGTTCCGCGCACGGTTCGACCTGGCGCTGGCGGTCGAACGCGGTGACGATGGCGGCCTCGCCCTCGAACGCAAGACGATCCGGGTCGATAACACGCCGCTGCGGATCCGCGGTGTCGCCGGCAACAGCCTCTATCGCTCGATGCGCGCGGCGGGCGCGCCGGCGAGCGCGGTGCAGCAGTACCTCAAGGCCCTTGGCGACCAGATCGACCTCGATTCGGGCGTCCGGCCGACCGACACCTTCGACATGATCCTGTCCTACAAGCGTGCCGCGACCGGCGAACGCCAGGCGGGCCAGCTGCTCTATGCCGGCATAGACCGGGGCGGAAAGCCGAAGACCCAGCTCATGCGCTGGGGCAGTGACGGGCGGTTCTACGAAGCATCGGGCGTGGGCGAGCAACGCACGGGGCTTCTCGCGCCGGTGCCCGGTGCGGTGACCTCGCGCTTCGGAATGCGGCGGCACCCGATCCTGGGCTATTTCCGTCGTCATGCGGGGATGGATTTCAAGGCGGGATACGGCACTCCGATCGTGGCCGTGACCGACGGCGTCGTGGCATCGGCAGGGCGCGCGGGTGGGTGCGGCAATGCGGTCCGCGTCAATCACGCGGGAGGTATCCAGACCCGCTATTGCCATATGAGCCGGATGGCTGTTTCGCCCGGACAAGGCGTGCGCCGGGGGCAGGTGATCGGCTACGTCGGCTCGACCGGTCTCTCGACCGGCCCGCACTTGCACTACGAGATGTACCGCAATGGCCGCGCCGTCGATCCCGGCTCGATCCAGTTCGTCACGCGCGCGCTGCTTTCCGGCGAGAACCTGCGGCGTTTCCGCGAGGTACTTGCCCAGCTGAAAACCGTCGAAGCTGGCGCAGCCCTCACCGACCTAGCCCCGACCGCCTCCGAAGTGCGATCGGAAGAGCCCTTGCGGGAAATCGACCGGGTCGACCCGGCCACGACTTCGATCTGA
- a CDS encoding helicase-related protein, producing the protein MRGDRLAGGVADATLAGVTIKAVLGPTNTGKTHLAIERMCGHSSGAIGFPLRLLAREVYDRVVAIKGEKAVALITGEERIEPKDARYFCCTAEAMPRTGGGHAFVALDEAQLAADRERGHIFTDRLLNARGREETMLLGSSTLEPMVRALIPRAEIVTRPRFSTLRYAGTTKLSRLPPRSAVVAFSTEQVYAVAEMLRRFRGGAAVVMGGLSPETRNKQVALFQSGEVDYIVATDAIGMGLNLDVRHVAFAGLSKFDGVRQRRLTPAEMAQIAGRAGRHQTDGTFGALSGAGANSPEFTDEEVYAIEEHRFAPLTSLYWREAEPRYDTLAALIEDLEAPPGEPGLVRAPEAIDLAVLKRLAEEPLAGDVTTPGLVRRFWEVCSLPDFRQSGADTHARFVARLWQDLRHGHLGADYMAARIAELDRPQGDIDTLQGRIASIRSWAYIAQRPDWVLARDEMAARARAVEARLSDALHARLTERFVNRRTAILMKSLGTDPALLPVALADDDVVTVEGEAIGHLEGFRFVVDPLADHADRKMLLAAAEKALPRLLAQRALALSEDMSGIELSHGRLRWRGRELAVVERGASATTLRILPSRDLAPIPEAERKRLVSAIEAWLAVQLSPLAPLAKIEQAARDPAAGSEARALLLNLVAGHGAMSRERVGIEHLPREARPYLRRLGVVFGALDVFAPALLKPAARAAFAAAGIDRRPLAAQMPSVLSSAKNLPAGYRSAGEQAVRVDVADKLVRTAHEARVASRTRNFTLDPALAVSTGLRVESWARLLGAAGFKVQRGRKLPTEAFGPPTPDRWSWRPARRGVAPVQAKPRQGSAFAALADLAL; encoded by the coding sequence GTGCGCGGCGACCGGTTGGCAGGCGGCGTGGCCGATGCCACATTGGCAGGCGTGACGATCAAGGCGGTCCTCGGGCCGACAAACACGGGCAAGACCCACCTCGCCATCGAGCGGATGTGCGGCCATTCCTCTGGCGCGATCGGCTTTCCGCTGCGCCTGCTGGCGCGCGAGGTCTATGACCGGGTCGTCGCGATCAAGGGCGAGAAGGCGGTCGCACTGATCACCGGCGAGGAGCGGATCGAGCCGAAGGATGCGCGCTATTTCTGCTGCACGGCAGAGGCCATGCCCCGAACGGGCGGGGGCCATGCCTTCGTCGCACTCGACGAAGCGCAACTCGCCGCAGACCGCGAGCGGGGGCATATCTTCACCGACCGGCTGCTGAATGCCCGCGGGCGCGAAGAGACGATGCTGCTCGGCTCCTCTACGCTCGAGCCGATGGTCCGCGCCCTGATCCCCAGGGCCGAGATCGTGACCCGCCCGCGCTTCTCCACGTTGCGCTATGCTGGCACGACCAAACTCAGCCGCCTGCCGCCGCGAAGCGCCGTCGTCGCGTTCTCGACCGAGCAGGTATATGCGGTTGCCGAGATGCTGCGCCGGTTCCGCGGAGGCGCGGCAGTGGTCATGGGCGGACTCTCCCCCGAAACGCGCAACAAGCAGGTCGCGCTCTTTCAATCGGGCGAGGTCGACTACATCGTCGCCACCGATGCGATCGGCATGGGGCTCAACCTCGACGTCCGCCACGTCGCGTTCGCGGGCCTCTCCAAATTCGACGGCGTGCGCCAGCGACGCCTCACCCCGGCCGAGATGGCACAGATCGCCGGGCGCGCGGGTCGGCACCAGACCGACGGGACCTTCGGGGCTTTGTCGGGCGCCGGCGCGAACTCTCCGGAATTCACCGACGAGGAAGTCTACGCGATCGAGGAGCATCGCTTCGCGCCGCTGACTTCGCTCTACTGGCGCGAGGCCGAGCCTCGATACGACACCCTGGCCGCGTTGATAGAGGACCTCGAGGCGCCACCCGGGGAACCCGGCCTCGTCCGTGCGCCCGAGGCGATCGACCTTGCAGTGCTGAAGCGCCTTGCCGAAGAGCCGCTGGCGGGCGACGTCACGACGCCCGGGCTCGTCCGGCGGTTCTGGGAGGTCTGCTCGCTACCCGACTTTCGCCAGAGCGGCGCGGATACCCATGCGCGTTTCGTCGCCCGGCTGTGGCAGGACTTGCGGCACGGGCACCTGGGGGCCGACTACATGGCCGCGCGGATCGCGGAACTCGACCGGCCGCAGGGCGACATCGACACGTTGCAGGGCCGGATCGCCTCGATCCGGTCGTGGGCCTATATCGCGCAGCGTCCCGACTGGGTGCTCGCGCGCGACGAGATGGCCGCCCGCGCCCGCGCGGTGGAGGCGCGCCTGTCCGACGCGCTCCACGCGCGCCTGACCGAGCGTTTCGTCAACCGGAGGACAGCAATCCTTATGAAGAGCCTCGGCACCGATCCCGCCCTCCTGCCGGTCGCGCTGGCCGACGATGACGTCGTGACGGTCGAGGGCGAGGCGATCGGCCACCTCGAGGGCTTCCGGTTCGTGGTGGATCCGCTGGCCGACCATGCCGACCGGAAAATGCTGCTCGCCGCGGCGGAGAAGGCCTTGCCGCGCCTCCTCGCCCAGCGGGCACTGGCGCTGTCGGAAGACATGTCGGGGATCGAGCTATCGCATGGCCGGCTGCGGTGGCGCGGTCGCGAGCTCGCGGTGGTCGAGCGCGGCGCATCGGCGACGACGCTCAGGATCCTGCCGTCCCGCGACCTTGCGCCGATTCCCGAGGCAGAGCGCAAGCGCCTGGTCTCGGCCATCGAAGCGTGGCTCGCGGTGCAACTCTCTCCCCTCGCCCCATTGGCCAAGATCGAGCAGGCCGCACGCGATCCGGCGGCGGGAAGCGAAGCGCGCGCGCTTCTCCTGAACCTGGTCGCCGGGCACGGCGCGATGTCCCGCGAGCGGGTCGGTATCGAGCATCTTCCGCGGGAAGCGCGTCCGTACCTGCGCCGTCTTGGCGTCGTCTTCGGGGCGCTCGACGTGTTTGCCCCGGCGCTGCTCAAGCCGGCCGCGCGGGCAGCCTTCGCGGCGGCCGGAATCGATCGCCGACCGCTCGCGGCACAAATGCCCTCTGTCCTGTCCTCGGCAAAGAATCTCCCTGCAGGTTACCGGTCCGCAGGCGAGCAGGCGGTTCGGGTCGATGTAGCCGACAAGCTCGTGCGGACGGCGCATGAAGCCCGGGTCGCGTCCAGGACGCGCAATTTCACGCTCGATCCCGCGCTTGCGGTTTCCACCGGATTGAGGGTCGAAAGCTGGGCGCGCCTGCTCGGAGCCGCGGGGTTCAAGGTCCAGCGCGGGCGAAAGCTCCCCACGGAGGCATTCGGACCGCCCACTCCCGACAGGTGGAGTTGGCGCCCGGCACGGCGGGGCGTTGCGCCGGTACAGGCCAAACCCCGCCAGGGCTCCGCCTTTGCCGCGCTCGCCGATCTCGCTTTGTGA
- a CDS encoding RNA-binding S4 domain-containing protein, which produces MRIDKLLWQLRLTKTRAQAQALVATGHIRRNGSRVARASQDVGAGDTLTIPLPSGVRVIEVLALPVRRGPAAEAQGCYRTLDPQAFPAIAATEHETPEGGQPQ; this is translated from the coding sequence ATGAGGATCGACAAGCTCCTCTGGCAGCTCAGGCTCACCAAGACGCGGGCCCAGGCACAGGCGCTGGTCGCGACCGGTCACATCCGCCGCAACGGCAGCCGGGTTGCGCGCGCCAGCCAGGATGTCGGCGCAGGCGACACGCTGACCATTCCGCTTCCGTCCGGTGTGCGCGTGATCGAGGTTCTCGCCCTTCCCGTCCGGCGCGGACCCGCGGCAGAAGCGCAAGGTTGCTACCGCACGCTTGACCCGCAAGCGTTTCCCGCCATAGCTGCGACCGAACACGAAACGCCTGAAGGGGGCCAGCCGCAATGA
- the fdxA gene encoding ferredoxin FdxA: protein MTYVVTDACIKCKYTDCVEVCPVDCFYEGETMLVINPSECIDCGVCEPECPAEAILPDTEDGLEKWLELNTKFSAEWPNITQKKDPPEDADEHKGEEGKFEKFFTPEPGEGD from the coding sequence ATGACCTACGTCGTCACCGACGCGTGCATCAAGTGCAAGTACACCGACTGCGTCGAGGTCTGCCCCGTCGATTGCTTCTACGAGGGCGAAACGATGCTGGTCATCAACCCCAGCGAGTGCATCGACTGCGGCGTGTGCGAGCCGGAATGCCCGGCCGAGGCGATCCTGCCCGATACCGAGGACGGGCTCGAGAAGTGGCTCGAACTCAACACCAAGTTCTCCGCCGAATGGCCGAACATCACCCAGAAGAAGGATCCGCCGGAAGACGCGGACGAGCACAAGGGTGAAGAAGGCAAGTTTGAAAAGTTCTTCACGCCGGAGCCCGGCGAAGGCGACTGA
- a CDS encoding CarD family transcriptional regulator, with translation MASQAPAFDVGDYVVYPKHGVGRVIELQKEEIAGMQLELYVLRFEKERMTLRVPMNKIESIGMRKLSSDKTLKEAMETLKGKPKVKRTMWSRRAQEYEAKINSGDLVSIAEVTRDLFRPEDQPEQSYSERQIFEAASSRLARELAAMEKTDEPAALGKILAVLREHAPQYYENTEEA, from the coding sequence ATGGCTTCCCAGGCCCCCGCCTTCGACGTCGGCGATTACGTGGTCTATCCGAAGCACGGTGTCGGCCGTGTGATCGAGCTCCAGAAGGAGGAGATCGCCGGAATGCAGCTCGAGCTGTACGTCCTGCGCTTCGAGAAGGAGCGGATGACGCTCCGCGTACCGATGAACAAGATCGAATCGATCGGCATGCGCAAGCTGTCGAGCGACAAGACGCTCAAGGAAGCGATGGAGACCCTGAAGGGCAAGCCCAAGGTGAAGCGCACCATGTGGTCGCGCCGCGCGCAGGAATACGAAGCGAAGATCAACTCGGGCGACCTGGTGTCGATCGCCGAAGTGACGCGCGACCTGTTCCGCCCCGAAGACCAGCCCGAGCAGTCGTATTCGGAGCGCCAGATCTTCGAAGCAGCCTCCAGCCGTCTCGCCCGCGAGCTGGCGGCGATGGAAAAGACCGATGAGCCGGCGGCGCTCGGCAAGATCCTCGCCGTGCTGCGCGAACACGCGCCCCAGTACTACGAGAACACCGAAGAGGCCTGA
- a CDS encoding head GIN domain-containing protein: MLHKIIKGIAPVFAIAAAFGTAACDGNISINGEKGVPLAELETEGKSPTGIALAGPDSVVVKDGGTLRIDVAGDPEAVAALRFTLDDKTLGIMRKKGAYDGDEKATVTVTLPGLEKLVVAGSGTVDANSLAGESEVTIAGSGTAKVARVDSSKHEVTIAGSGSYRAAGKVDNLELTVAGSGSADMAELYAETAEVTIAGAGDASFASNGTVKATVMGSGTVAVKGDAKCTIKSMGSGTLKCDRGEAQATAGNAGSGDSPPTPPTPPSAPEAPAAPEAPSKPE, from the coding sequence ATGCTGCACAAGATCATCAAGGGGATTGCCCCCGTCTTCGCGATAGCCGCCGCTTTCGGCACCGCCGCCTGCGACGGCAATATCTCGATCAATGGCGAAAAGGGCGTCCCGCTCGCCGAGCTCGAGACCGAGGGGAAGTCACCTACTGGCATCGCCCTCGCCGGGCCCGACTCGGTCGTGGTGAAGGATGGCGGCACGCTCCGGATCGACGTGGCCGGCGATCCCGAGGCCGTCGCGGCACTGCGCTTCACGCTCGACGACAAGACGCTCGGCATCATGCGCAAGAAGGGCGCGTATGATGGCGACGAAAAGGCTACCGTCACGGTCACGCTGCCGGGGCTCGAGAAGCTCGTCGTAGCGGGTTCCGGCACGGTGGATGCGAACTCGCTCGCCGGCGAGTCGGAAGTGACGATTGCGGGAAGCGGAACGGCCAAGGTCGCGCGGGTGGATTCGTCGAAGCATGAAGTTACGATCGCCGGCTCGGGCAGTTACCGCGCCGCCGGCAAGGTCGACAATCTCGAACTGACCGTCGCCGGATCGGGCAGCGCCGACATGGCCGAACTCTATGCCGAGACCGCCGAAGTCACGATTGCCGGCGCGGGCGACGCGTCGTTCGCCTCGAACGGAACGGTCAAGGCGACCGTGATGGGATCGGGCACGGTCGCCGTAAAGGGCGATGCCAAGTGCACGATCAAGTCGATGGGCTCCGGCACGCTCAAGTGCGACCGGGGCGAGGCCCAGGCGACTGCCGGCAATGCGGGCAGCGGAGATTCACCTCCCACGCCACCTACACCACCAAGCGCTCCGGAAGCGCCTGCTGCGCCCGAAGCGCCCAGCAAGCCCGAGTAG